From one Dermacentor andersoni chromosome 1, qqDerAnde1_hic_scaffold, whole genome shotgun sequence genomic stretch:
- the LOC126546194 gene encoding natterin-3-like isoform X3, which yields MASYGAYQHKPVCQWVTCYGCHIPSNAVPGGEDGGETAFIGRAVHDDDVIPGKVLPSHSCCYVSYAGVEHSHKEYQVLVSDGTPMAWVPASHGSVPSGAIQGGTCGSGEPLYIGRAYHNGTLTIGKVHPSHNCLYIPYGGDEHRYTDYEVLVCKTINF from the exons ATGGCTAGCTACGGAG CATACCAGCACAAGCCCGTCTGCCAGTGGGTAACGTGCTACGGCTGTCACATACCATCTAACGCGGTGCCTGGCGGTGAAGACGGCGGAGAGACCGCCTTCATAGGACGCGCGGTGCACGACGATGACGTCATCCCGGGCAAGGTCCTACCTTCACACAGCTGCTGCTACGTCTCATACGCCGGCGTCGAGCACAGTCACAAGGAATATCAG GTACTCGTCTCCGACGGCACCCCGATGGCGTGGGTACCAGCTTCCCACGGCTCCGTGCCAAGCGGAGCCATCCAGGGGGGTACTTGCGGCAGTGGAGAACCGCTGTACATCGGCCGCGCCTACCACAACGGCACACTGACCATCGGCAAGGTGCACCCATCGCACAACTGCCTGTACATCCCGTACGGTGGCGACGAGCACCGCTACACCGACTACGAAGTGCTGGTTTGCAAGACGATCAACTTCTGA
- the LOC126546194 gene encoding natterin-3-like isoform X2: protein MDNFFLAYQHKPVCQWVTCYGCHIPSNAVPGGEDGGETAFIGRAVHDDDVIPGKVLPSHSCCYVSYAGVEHSHKEYQVLVSDGTPMAWVPASHGSVPSGAIQGGTCGSGEPLYIGRAYHNGTLTIGKVHPSHNCLYIPYGGDEHRYTDYEVLVCKTINF from the exons CATACCAGCACAAGCCCGTCTGCCAGTGGGTAACGTGCTACGGCTGTCACATACCATCTAACGCGGTGCCTGGCGGTGAAGACGGCGGAGAGACCGCCTTCATAGGACGCGCGGTGCACGACGATGACGTCATCCCGGGCAAGGTCCTACCTTCACACAGCTGCTGCTACGTCTCATACGCCGGCGTCGAGCACAGTCACAAGGAATATCAG GTACTCGTCTCCGACGGCACCCCGATGGCGTGGGTACCAGCTTCCCACGGCTCCGTGCCAAGCGGAGCCATCCAGGGGGGTACTTGCGGCAGTGGAGAACCGCTGTACATCGGCCGCGCCTACCACAACGGCACACTGACCATCGGCAAGGTGCACCCATCGCACAACTGCCTGTACATCCCGTACGGTGGCGACGAGCACCGCTACACCGACTACGAAGTGCTGGTTTGCAAGACGATCAACTTCTGA
- the LOC126546194 gene encoding natterin-3-like isoform X1, with protein MWEDSFQESAYQHKPVCQWVTCYGCHIPSNAVPGGEDGGETAFIGRAVHDDDVIPGKVLPSHSCCYVSYAGVEHSHKEYQVLVSDGTPMAWVPASHGSVPSGAIQGGTCGSGEPLYIGRAYHNGTLTIGKVHPSHNCLYIPYGGDEHRYTDYEVLVCKTINF; from the exons CATACCAGCACAAGCCCGTCTGCCAGTGGGTAACGTGCTACGGCTGTCACATACCATCTAACGCGGTGCCTGGCGGTGAAGACGGCGGAGAGACCGCCTTCATAGGACGCGCGGTGCACGACGATGACGTCATCCCGGGCAAGGTCCTACCTTCACACAGCTGCTGCTACGTCTCATACGCCGGCGTCGAGCACAGTCACAAGGAATATCAG GTACTCGTCTCCGACGGCACCCCGATGGCGTGGGTACCAGCTTCCCACGGCTCCGTGCCAAGCGGAGCCATCCAGGGGGGTACTTGCGGCAGTGGAGAACCGCTGTACATCGGCCGCGCCTACCACAACGGCACACTGACCATCGGCAAGGTGCACCCATCGCACAACTGCCTGTACATCCCGTACGGTGGCGACGAGCACCGCTACACCGACTACGAAGTGCTGGTTTGCAAGACGATCAACTTCTGA